In a genomic window of Tachysurus vachellii isolate PV-2020 chromosome 13, HZAU_Pvac_v1, whole genome shotgun sequence:
- the glod5 gene encoding glyoxalase domain-containing protein 5 has translation MALRISGFLRQRIYTSAVLGGAVRARLKSSCPVQISHLDHLVLTVRDVKRSTDFYSSVLGMGVVTFKGNRKALSFGKQKFNLHEAGKEFEPKANNPVPGSADLCLITKTPLEKVTSHLKECGVKIEEGPVERTGGVGPIKSLYFRDPDHNLIEVSNYSN, from the exons TCGGCTGTGTTGGGTGGAGCAGTCCGAGCTCGTCTGAAAAGCTCCTGTCCGGTTCAGATCAGCCATCTTGATCATCTCGTGCTGACGGTTCGGGATGTGAAAAGAAGCACGGATTTCTATTCCTCAGTCTTGGGAATGGGTGTAGTTACATTTAAG GGAAACCGTAAAGCATTGAGCTTTGGAAAGCAGAAATTCAACCTACATGAGGCTGGGAAAGAGTTTGAGCCAAAAGCCAATAATCCTGTGCCAGGCTCAGCAGATCTTTGTCTCATCACGAAGACCCCACTAGAAAAAGTCACTTCCCATTTGAAG GAATGTGGTGTAAAGATCGAGGAAGGACCAGTGGAGAGGACAGGGGGGGTCGGCCCCATCAAGTCTTTGTATTTCCGAGACCCTGACCACAACCTGATAGAAGTTTCCAACTATAGCAACTAA